The following coding sequences are from one Peromyscus eremicus chromosome X, PerEre_H2_v1, whole genome shotgun sequence window:
- the LOC131899353 gene encoding melanoma antigen preferentially expressed in tumors-like, whose amino-acid sequence MDNKELPTLLNLAIQHLLNNEPAAIHALEEIPRELFVPLFSAAFKGGHKNIVKAMVKVWPFVCLHIGSLRTRESQRELLKAMVESLQFLPVQNSASRSPKLRILDLRQDVGCKIICPESSAKSPACFHFCAYSEHSILKIEGQFSMASSEPGAQSSKQAMELLVNLSLGRTLRETEFLVLLLNKVEQSSGSLHLCCRDLQIDKLCDCRNTLHYLDLKCIDHLAVDQASLSEVTTLLAQVVHLDRLCLCKITCRSLNGEAFRNFIFELGRMDHLNELNLSSFCLTDHLENVLRVLPASLEFLHLPFCGLSYNDFKFLSECPQANHLKLLNISNNPMNWEDSEPLYNLLRNNSSTLQQLAINHCLLTDSTISVLISALNHCSQLRILNFSSNPLTMTMLMRILEHLTSLVQLKYVFYPIPVHCYGRWHFQDSLDRQKLADVQAQLKRMLQEAERNDMHWITFSD is encoded by the exons ATGGACAACAAGGAACTGCCCACACTGTTGAATCTTGCTATACAGCATCTACTGAATAATGAGCCTGCAGCAATTCACGCTCTCGAGGAGATCCCAAGGGAGCTGTTTGTTCCATTGTTCTCTGCTGCCTTCAAGGGTGGGCATAAGAATATAGTGAAAGCGATGGTGAAGGTTTGGCCCTTTGTATGTCTCCACATTGGGTCATTAAGGACACGGGAGTCCCAGCGGGAACTCCTGAAAGCCATGGTCGAGAGTCTTCAGTTCCTACCTGTCCAGAACTCGGCTTCTAG GAGCCCTAAACTGAGGATCCTAGATTTAAGGCAGGATGTTGGCTGCAAGATCATCTGCCCGGAGAGCAGTGCTAAGTCACCTGCCTGTTTTCACTTCTGTGCTTACTCTGAGCACTCTATCTTGAAAATCGAAGGACAGTTTAGTATGGCAAGTTCAGAACCTGGGGCTCAGTCCTCCAAGCAGGCTATGGAATTATTAGTGAACCTTTCCCTTGGTAGAACCTTAAGGGAAACTGAATTTTTGGTTCTGCTTCTGAATAAAGTAGAGCAGAGCTCAGGCTCTTTGCACCTGTGCTGCCGAGATTTGCAAATAGACAAATTGTGTGACTGTAGAAACACCCTACATTATCTGGATCTGAAATGTATTGATCACCTGGCAGTTGACCAGGCTTCTCTGAGTGAGGTCACCACCCTTCTGGCCCAGGTGGTGCACCTGGACAGACTTTGTCTGTGTAAAATCACTTGTAGATCTTTGAATGGGGAAGCCTTTCGAAATTTTATCTTTGAGCTTGGGCGTATGGATCATCTCAATGAGCTCAACTTGTCCTCTTTCTGCCTCACAGATCATCTTGAAAATGTCCTGAG AGTCCTACCAGCTAGTTTGGAATTCTTACATCTACCATTCTGTGGACTTTCTTACAACGACTTCAAGTTTCTGTCTGAGTGCCCTCAAGCCAACCACTTAAAGCTCCTGAATATCAGTAACAACCCAATGAACTGGGAAGATAGTGAGCCCCTTTATAACCTCCTGCGGAATAACTCTAGCACCTTGCAACAGCTGGCAATCAATCATTGCCTTTTAACAGACTCTACGATCTCTGTTCTCATCTCTGCACTAAATCACTGTTCTCAACTCCGAATCCTCAACTTTTCCTCCAATCCACTTACCATGACTATGCTAATGAGGATTCTTGAGCACTTAACATCCTTGGTCCAGCTTAAATATGTGTTTTATCCTATCCCCGTGCATTGCTATGGGAGATGGCACTTTCAGGACAGTTTAGATCGACAGAAGCTTGCTGATGTGCAGGCACAATTGAAAAGAATGCTACAAGAGGCGGAAAGGAACGACATGCATTGGATCACTTTCTCTGATTAA